The sequence below is a genomic window from Mycobacterium spongiae.
CCGCCATCGTGGCCTCGGGTGCCGCCGTCAGCACTCAGATCAGCGCGGCGGGGGTCTACACCCTGCTAGCACTGGCCTTCATCGAGCTTCCACTGGCCAGTCAGCTGGCTGCGCCGGCAAGGACCGGTCAGGTCCTGTCCAGGGTTCATGACTGGGTGAAATCGCGCCGGCCACAGATCTTCGCCGTCGTCGTCGCCATGCTCGGTGTTTTCCTCGTCAGCAATGGGGTGAGCTAGCGCGTCACGGTGCGCCAATGGCGCAGTCCGGATCGCTCCGGCACCTAGGCAACCAGACGACGCAGCGCGCTATCCGATGCCGGTCCGGGGGATCACACTGGGCCGTGCGGTCACCACATTCGGATTGGCCCCACCACGGCCCAACATCCCGCCGGGCGCCCCAGCCCCAGCACCACCCATACCCATGGGCATCGGCATCATCCCCATCGGGCGACCACCCGCCGCGGCCATCTCGGCCGTATTCGGCATCGCACCCAGCCCCGACACCGCCGAACTGGTGATCCCTTTGGGCACCGACCCCTCCCAGGTCGGCGGCACCGACATCGCACCCACCAACCGCGCCTTACCCAATTCGCCGGCCATCCCCGAACCCAAAGCCCCGGCACCGCCCAGGCCCTCCAACGGAGCAACATCACCGGCCAACAACGCACCATCAGCGGCGGCCAACCCGCCAGCCTCAGCCCCAAATGTCCCCGCAGTCGCCCCCGTCTGCCCCAACTGCATCAACGGCCCAATAAGCATGCTGGCCGGCATCGCCACCGCCTGCGAGGCCCCCAACACCGTCTCCACCGGCACCGCCGAGGCCATCGCCGGCAACCCCTCGACCGCGCCCTGAAGGACCGGCGACAACGCCCCCGTCGCCGCCGTCGCCATCCCGGCAAGCTCGAGATTGATTTGCCCCCCAAGCGCGGCGACCTGCCCAGCAACGGCGCCCAACCCCGCCAACTCCAACGGCGGCACACCAAAGGGCGTCAACGCCGCGGCCACCGACGTCGCCCCCGCGTCATAGCCCACCATCGCGGCCACGTCCTGAGCCCACATCTCCACATAGTCGAACTCGGTCGCGGCGATCAGCGGCGTGTTCTGACCCAAGAAATTCGTCGCCACCAACGACATCAACGCCGTGCGGTTGG
It includes:
- a CDS encoding PPE family protein; this translates as MILDFSWLPPEINSARIFGGAGSSPLFVAAAAWDGLAADLAGSATSFQSVLSGLANGPWSGPASVSMAAAAAPYVAWLSAAAGQAELSAGQARAAALAFDAALAATVHPAAVAANRTALMSLVATNFLGQNTPLIAATEFDYVEMWAQDVAAMVGYDAGATSVAAALTPFGVPPLELAGLGAVAGQVAALGGQINLELAGMATAATGALSPVLQGAVEGLPAMASAVPVETVLGASQAVAMPASMLIGPLMQLGQTGATAGTFGAEAGGLAAADGALLAGDVAPLEGLGGAGALGSGMAGELGKARLVGAMSVPPTWEGSVPKGITSSAVSGLGAMPNTAEMAAAGGRPMGMMPMPMGMGGAGAGAPGGMLGRGGANPNVVTARPSVIPRTGIG